A region of the Gammaproteobacteria bacterium genome:
TGATCAATCAACTGTTGGTAATATCGATCATAAACAGCGGTTCGCTGCGACTGCCAATAAGGCCCATGCCCTTTATCAAAACCAGGACCTTCATTCCATTGACACCCAAGCCACTGTAAATCTTCTTGAAGCGCCGTGACATATTCTTCTTCTGAACGCGCTAAATCAGTGTCTTCAATCCGCAATAGAAAACAACCATCACTTGTTTGACGTGCGGCTAATGCGCTAAATAAAGCGGTTCTGGCATTGCCTAAATGAATATAACCGGTGGGACTTGGGCAAAATCTGGACTTTGTTATCATTAAAAATTTCTCTTTCACTTTTTGATACTCATGTTACTCAACAATTCTCGCGTCTTCAATGGTTTCCCGCCTAACAGTGGCCGAATCGCAAGTCGCATTAAACGTTTTGCTGCTTGTAATGCTTTAGGATTGGCGAATTGGTCATTGGCAATTGCTTGTAAATCTTCGCCTATAAAAATATCCACGCCCTCTTTTTTTTCTGCTTGAATAAATCCATGCTCAGGAACGAATTGATAATAGTGATCATAGATAATCGCATGCCTTGAGTTTGCATCATGCGTTAAAGGTAATTCATACCCCAGGGCTTCTAATAAATTTTTCTCAAAAATTCGTAATGACTTTTCAAGTGCATTGGCATTTTCTAAAGCGAGTAATGTGGCATGATAGGTGAAATAAAGATGTGAATTATGCTCTTCTTTAGGAAGCAATCGCATTAACAACTCATTCATGTACCATGCGCTCATCAATGGCACTCCCTTCAATAGAATGGGAGACCCCACTGTTTCAGCGAGAGTCAATGTTTTTAACTGGCTCTTGCCGCACGCATTAAAATGCAAAGGGGTGAATGGTTGCAGCAATCCTTTCAGCGGGGAGCGCTCCGTTCGCACTCCTTTGGCAATTATAGAAATACGACCATGATGCTGCAAAAAACACTCAAGAATAACGCTGGTTTCACGATAAGGATAACGATGCAGAATAAACCCGTTGTCAATGATTTGGTTATTCATGACGACACGTCAAGATTCATACCCAAAGGATTGAATCATTTCGTCATTTTCTGTCCAACCCTCTTTTACCTTCACCCAAAGCTGTAAAAACACTTTTTTCTTGGCAAATTTCTCCATGTCTAAACGTGCTTCCATGCCTATGCGCTTCAAAGTTTCACCTTTGTCGCCAATTACAATGGCTTTTTGACCATCACGCTCCACCCACAACAATCCTGCGACACGAATAAGATTTTCCTCATGCACAATTTGTTCAATTTCAACCGCCACACTATAAGGAACTTCTTCGCCCAAAAATCGCATAATTTTTTCTCGAATCATTTCAGCATACAAAAACGCTTCCGTTCTATCCGTTAATTGATTTTCTGCATAAAAAAATTCTTGTACTGGCAAATACTTTTCAGCAGTTTTTTCTAAATCAGAAACATTGATATTGCTTAA
Encoded here:
- the recO gene encoding DNA repair protein RecO — its product is MNNQIIDNGFILHRYPYRETSVILECFLQHHGRISIIAKGVRTERSPLKGLLQPFTPLHFNACGKSQLKTLTLAETVGSPILLKGVPLMSAWYMNELLMRLLPKEEHNSHLYFTYHATLLALENANALEKSLRIFEKNLLEALGYELPLTHDANSRHAIIYDHYYQFVPEHGFIQAEKKEGVDIFIGEDLQAIANDQFANPKALQAAKRLMRLAIRPLLGGKPLKTRELLSNMSIKK